In Aciduliprofundum sp. MAR08-339, a single window of DNA contains:
- the citF gene encoding citrate lyase subunit alpha — MPINAVGREVPSEINGQRFKPFAGDLKTPPEGRRAGSLVRMAPRDRDKVVNSLEEVIKKVGLEDGMTVSFHHHLRNGDFVVNMVMRTIQKMGIKNIRIFPTALFPVHEPLVPMLSDGTIRRIEGSMNGPLGEATSYGAMRETAVLRSHSGRVRAMETGEVHVDVAFIAAPTADKYGNLNGVEGPSACGPLAYGMVDAYHADHTVAITDNLVPYPAHPISIFQHQIDYVVPVDKIGDPQGIMSGTLRITTSPSRLKIARYALEVIDRVALRDGFSFQAGAGGISLAVTKFLGDLMRKRGIRASFINGGVTKYVVDMLHEGLVDVVFDGQAFDLDAVKSLKEDMNHIETPLAMYGNPYSSGGIVNMLDVGVLGATEVDVDFNVNVNTHSDGLLLHGIGGHQEVAAGSALTIVTVPLYRYRVPVIKERVTTVTTPGEVIDVVVTEHGIAVNPKRDDIIEAMRGSKVPVYDIQDLQKKAERICGKPEEPKTSDEIIAAILWRDGTVIDVVYKVKK, encoded by the coding sequence ATGCCAATCAACGCTGTTGGTCGTGAGGTTCCAAGCGAGATAAACGGGCAGAGATTCAAGCCCTTTGCAGGAGATCTTAAAACTCCCCCTGAGGGCAGGAGAGCAGGCTCGCTGGTGCGAATGGCGCCCCGTGACAGAGACAAGGTTGTAAATTCTCTGGAAGAGGTAATAAAGAAAGTTGGCCTTGAGGATGGAATGACCGTCAGTTTTCACCATCATCTCCGCAATGGAGATTTTGTGGTGAACATGGTCATGCGAACAATCCAGAAGATGGGCATAAAAAACATTAGGATTTTTCCAACTGCACTTTTCCCGGTGCACGAGCCCCTTGTTCCCATGCTCTCCGACGGGACTATTAGGAGAATAGAGGGAAGCATGAACGGTCCGCTGGGAGAGGCAACGAGCTATGGTGCAATGCGCGAAACTGCGGTTCTTAGATCTCATAGCGGAAGAGTGCGAGCCATGGAAACCGGCGAAGTGCATGTGGACGTGGCGTTCATAGCAGCACCCACCGCCGATAAATACGGGAATCTCAATGGTGTGGAAGGGCCATCTGCATGCGGACCTCTCGCGTACGGGATGGTTGATGCATACCATGCGGATCACACCGTTGCAATAACGGATAATCTCGTACCCTATCCAGCGCATCCAATAAGCATATTCCAGCACCAGATTGATTACGTGGTTCCCGTGGATAAGATAGGAGACCCGCAGGGCATAATGTCCGGAACGCTGAGAATAACCACATCTCCCTCGCGCCTGAAGATTGCAAGGTATGCCCTTGAGGTGATTGATCGCGTTGCACTCAGAGATGGCTTCTCATTTCAGGCGGGAGCTGGCGGAATCTCCCTCGCCGTTACTAAATTCTTAGGAGACCTCATGCGCAAGCGTGGAATAAGAGCATCCTTCATAAATGGAGGCGTGACGAAGTACGTGGTTGACATGCTCCACGAGGGCCTTGTGGATGTGGTGTTTGACGGACAGGCCTTTGATCTGGATGCTGTTAAATCGCTCAAGGAGGACATGAATCACATAGAAACTCCCCTCGCTATGTATGGCAATCCCTATTCCTCAGGGGGCATAGTGAACATGCTGGATGTCGGAGTTTTAGGCGCCACGGAGGTGGATGTGGATTTCAACGTGAATGTGAACACGCACAGCGATGGTTTGCTACTGCATGGCATAGGTGGGCATCAGGAGGTTGCCGCAGGCTCTGCTCTAACTATAGTAACCGTGCCCCTTTACAGATACCGCGTTCCCGTTATAAAGGAAAGGGTTACAACGGTGACCACTCCGGGAGAGGTCATTGACGTGGTTGTTACTGAGCATGGAATCGCCGTGAATCCGAAGAGAGATGATATAATTGAAGCGATGCGCGGCTCAAAGGTGCCCGTTTACGATATTCAGGATTTGCAGAAGAAGGCGGAGAGGATATGCGGCAAGCCTGAGGAACCTAAAACCTCGGATGAGATAATCGCAGCGATACTGTGGAGAGATGGCACGGTCATAGATGTGGTTTACAAGGTCAAAAAATGA
- a CDS encoding CoA ester lyase, with the protein MKLRRTRLYIPGNNPHLVENAGLYGADAVILDLEDSVPITQKFDARILVKYSLQNVDFGTSEKWVRINGPDTPYWRRDLQEVLPYCEIINIPKVESLETLSVVDEEMSRIESSLGIEPRKVVPIIETVSGLLNAKEIASHPRVVALAWGGEDLTADLGIPRKKALILDHVRAQIVFAAKAHKKQALDTVFSNVRDMDALFEYAQRARYMGFDGIGVIHPNQIEIVHRAFRPTEDEVEEARKIIEAAKEAEREGKAVIALNGRMIDPPVVERAKKILAFAEVE; encoded by the coding sequence ATGAAACTCCGTCGCACAAGATTATACATTCCAGGTAACAATCCACATCTTGTGGAGAATGCAGGCTTGTATGGTGCGGATGCCGTGATCCTTGATCTGGAAGATTCTGTGCCCATCACCCAGAAATTCGATGCCCGGATACTGGTGAAATATTCTCTCCAGAATGTGGATTTTGGCACCAGTGAAAAATGGGTTCGCATAAATGGACCGGACACTCCATACTGGAGGAGGGATCTTCAGGAAGTTCTTCCATACTGCGAAATCATAAATATTCCTAAGGTTGAAAGTCTGGAAACCCTAAGCGTTGTGGATGAGGAAATGAGCAGGATAGAGAGCTCTCTGGGTATTGAACCCAGGAAAGTTGTTCCCATAATAGAAACGGTTTCCGGCCTTTTAAATGCCAAGGAAATCGCCTCACATCCACGCGTGGTGGCCCTGGCATGGGGGGGTGAAGATCTAACCGCCGATTTAGGCATTCCCAGGAAAAAGGCATTGATCCTGGATCATGTCCGTGCTCAGATTGTTTTTGCAGCCAAGGCCCATAAAAAACAGGCCCTTGACACAGTGTTCAGCAATGTTCGTGATATGGATGCCCTGTTTGAGTACGCCCAGCGTGCCAGATACATGGGATTTGATGGAATTGGCGTGATACATCCCAATCAAATAGAAATTGTGCACCGTGCATTCAGACCAACGGAGGATGAGGTTGAGGAGGCAAGGAAAATAATAGAGGCGGCAAAAGAGGCCGAGAGGGAGGGTAAGGCTGTGATAGCCTTAAACGGAAGGATGATAGACCCACCCGTGGTTGAAAGGGCAAAGAAGATACTTGCCTTTGCGGAGGTGGAGTGA
- a CDS encoding ammonium transporter, whose amino-acid sequence MGFNPGDTGFMLVATSLVMLMTPGLAFFYGGLVGRKNVLTIMAESFVSLGWTTILWVLFGFSMAFGYGPGGIIGNWQYVLLNGINMNTPSPVNPGVPMWVFVAYQMMFAIITPALITGAFADRVRFRAWMIFLTLWLIFVYFPLVHMVWGGGLFAQWGVHDFAGGIVVHASAGFAALASVFYVGRRKIIHKGPHSIPLVALGTALLWFGWYGFNAGSEFGVNSITSIAFLNTDVAASFAAITWLILSVIIEGKPKILGMLTGAVAGLATITPMAGYVTVQVAMLTGIVASIVAYAAVSYKNRKGWDDTLDVWGVHGIGGFTGVILLGLFSTMAVNPGGANGLFYGNPHFFLVELAAVSITAIYAFLFTYGALWLINKITPVRVPLEEEKEGLDEAEIGERAYM is encoded by the coding sequence ATGGGATTTAATCCAGGCGATACGGGATTTATGCTCGTGGCTACGAGCTTAGTGATGCTAATGACCCCCGGACTTGCGTTTTTCTACGGAGGACTTGTGGGAAGAAAAAATGTTCTGACAATAATGGCTGAAAGCTTTGTATCCTTGGGCTGGACCACAATACTTTGGGTTTTGTTTGGATTTAGTATGGCCTTTGGCTATGGACCTGGTGGCATAATAGGTAACTGGCAGTACGTTCTTTTGAACGGTATAAATATGAACACACCATCTCCTGTAAATCCAGGAGTTCCTATGTGGGTTTTCGTTGCTTATCAGATGATGTTCGCCATAATAACACCTGCTCTGATAACTGGTGCCTTTGCAGATAGAGTTAGATTCAGAGCTTGGATGATATTCTTGACTCTCTGGCTTATCTTTGTGTACTTCCCGCTAGTCCACATGGTGTGGGGTGGTGGGCTATTTGCACAGTGGGGTGTCCATGACTTTGCAGGAGGTATTGTGGTTCATGCATCAGCAGGTTTTGCAGCTCTTGCATCCGTATTTTATGTTGGCAGGAGAAAAATCATCCACAAAGGCCCTCACAGCATTCCACTTGTGGCACTTGGTACAGCTCTTCTCTGGTTCGGATGGTATGGTTTCAATGCCGGGAGCGAGTTCGGTGTGAACAGCATAACAAGCATTGCATTTCTAAACACTGATGTGGCCGCTTCCTTCGCTGCCATAACATGGTTGATACTCTCCGTAATAATCGAAGGAAAGCCCAAAATACTGGGAATGCTAACAGGTGCTGTGGCTGGACTTGCAACCATAACTCCCATGGCAGGATACGTGACCGTTCAAGTGGCCATGCTAACAGGAATTGTGGCTTCAATTGTGGCCTATGCAGCAGTATCCTACAAGAATAGAAAAGGATGGGATGATACCCTGGATGTTTGGGGTGTCCATGGAATAGGTGGATTCACGGGAGTGATTCTACTTGGACTTTTCTCTACCATGGCAGTTAATCCAGGAGGAGCAAACGGTCTCTTTTACGGTAATCCACACTTCTTCCTAGTGGAACTTGCAGCGGTTAGCATAACTGCAATCTACGCATTCCTCTTTACCTATGGGGCACTCTGGCTTATAAACAAGATAACTCCTGTGCGTGTACCCCTGGAAGAGGAAAAAGAGGGCCTTGACGAAGCAGAGATTGGTGAAAGGGCCTATATGTAA
- a CDS encoding TATA-box-binding protein, which yields MEDEMEKVQIENIVASTSLADKLDLSKIALALDGAEYEPEQFPGLIYRLPEPKTAVLIFRSGKVNCTGAKDIEKVEKTIKILVDKLKAAGIEVYDNPKIVVQNIVAVYDLGVELNLTDIAMSLGLENVEYEPEQFPGLVYRIEEPKVVLLLFGSGKVVCTGAKKKEEIVEAIKKLKKELESVGLI from the coding sequence ATGGAGGATGAAATGGAGAAGGTGCAGATAGAGAATATAGTGGCTTCTACCTCATTGGCGGATAAACTTGATTTGAGCAAGATTGCCCTCGCCTTGGATGGGGCTGAGTACGAACCAGAGCAGTTCCCGGGACTTATTTACAGATTGCCGGAGCCCAAAACAGCCGTGCTCATATTCCGCAGCGGAAAGGTTAACTGCACGGGGGCAAAGGATATTGAAAAGGTAGAAAAAACCATAAAGATTTTGGTAGACAAACTCAAGGCTGCAGGCATAGAGGTTTACGATAATCCAAAAATAGTGGTACAGAACATAGTGGCCGTGTATGACCTCGGTGTGGAACTCAATCTGACAGATATAGCCATGTCCTTGGGACTTGAGAATGTGGAATACGAACCAGAGCAGTTCCCCGGGCTCGTTTATCGCATTGAAGAGCCAAAGGTGGTGCTTCTCCTCTTCGGTTCCGGGAAAGTTGTGTGCACGGGAGCAAAGAAGAAGGAAGAAATAGTAGAGGCCATAAAGAAACTCAAAAAAGAGCTTGAGAGTGTGGGATTGATATAA
- a CDS encoding DNA-directed RNA polymerase subunit N, which translates to MIIPVRCFSCGRVIASDYIAFVNKVNLIRETENREPTPEEIQKIFDEIGVRRYCCRRMILSHVDLIDDTMAFD; encoded by the coding sequence GTGATCATACCTGTGAGATGTTTCTCCTGCGGCCGTGTGATCGCCTCTGATTATATCGCCTTCGTGAACAAGGTGAACCTGATAAGGGAGACTGAGAACAGGGAGCCTACTCCAGAGGAGATTCAGAAAATATTTGACGAGATAGGGGTACGCAGATACTGCTGCCGCAGGATGATTCTGAGCCATGTGGATCTCATAGACGACACCATGGCCTTTGACTGA
- a CDS encoding citrate lyase acyl carrier protein, with protein sequence MIEAGTREKGDVFVMIEPNDKREIIVKSKLQRLYGEAIERTVDELTKELKARIVVEDLGALDWVIRARLESAIRKFGGETL encoded by the coding sequence ATGATTGAAGCAGGCACTCGCGAAAAGGGGGATGTGTTTGTAATGATAGAACCCAACGATAAGCGAGAAATAATTGTAAAAAGCAAACTTCAACGGCTTTACGGAGAGGCCATAGAGCGCACCGTAGATGAACTCACAAAAGAGCTGAAGGCAAGAATTGTGGTGGAAGACTTGGGAGCACTGGACTGGGTTATTCGCGCCAGATTGGAATCTGCAATAAGAAAATTTGGGGGTGAAACTCTATGA
- a CDS encoding 30S ribosomal protein S9, giving the protein MKVAIASGKRKTAIARAVVREGKGRIRVNHVPLEIYEPELARLTIMEPVALIGEKVNNVDVDIRVKGGGVMGQAEASRTAVARAILKYFNDPEIEKIYKSYDRTLLVNDVRRKLPKLPLGRGARKRRQKSYR; this is encoded by the coding sequence AACTGCAATTGCCCGCGCCGTTGTTCGAGAGGGTAAGGGCAGAATTCGCGTTAATCATGTACCCCTTGAAATTTACGAGCCCGAACTTGCAAGATTAACCATTATGGAGCCTGTGGCTCTCATAGGTGAGAAGGTCAACAACGTGGACGTTGACATAAGGGTCAAGGGCGGAGGCGTTATGGGTCAGGCAGAGGCATCCAGAACTGCTGTAGCCCGGGCAATATTAAAGTACTTCAACGATCCCGAGATTGAGAAGATATACAAGAGTTATGATAGAACCCTGCTGGTGAATGATGTGCGCCGTAAGTTGCCCAAACTACCACTGGGTCGCGGTGCAAGAAAACGCAGGCAGAAATCTTACAGGTGA